A stretch of DNA from Nitrospira sp.:
GATTTGCTGCTGGATACTCGCGGAAAGCGCCACGTTGCTTCGCGTCATTGACTATCGGGCCCTCTTCGGATCGCATGAATCGGGCACGGCGCTGAGCATGACAGGCCGACGGTTCGACAGCGAGCTAGTATGGCGACACGATCCGCACTACCAGTATGAGGCGCCCTATCACGGGAATATCGGACGAGCGCTGTGCATGCCTCCGGATCCGACCCGAACCGTGGCCGTCCGATATGATCGCAACGGATTCCGCAATGCGCGGGACCTTGAGACGGCCGACGTGGTCGTCATCGGCGATTCCTATGTCGAGGGCTACCTCATGCCGGACGAACAGATGCTCACGACGCACCTGAGCAGATTGCAAGGACGATCCGTGGCGAATCTGGGACATTCAGGATACGGCCCACAACAGGAACTGGCCGTGCTGCGGCGATTCGGCCTCCCGCTCAACCCAAAGACCGTGGTCTGGGCGTTTTTTGAAGGCAACGATGTGTCCGACGCAGAAACGTACTGGAATCGCGGCAGCACGATCCCGCGCTCCGGTATCAATGGGTGGCATGAGGTCTGGCAGGATTTCTGGTTTCGCTCCTTGACCAGAAATGTCTCGACGCTGCTTCTCCGCACGAATCAAGGCTGTACGCCCGATCACTCCCTCGAAGAATACAGGGCCGAGTTTCTCGACGCGGGGCGCACCGCGACCACGGTGTTTTTCGCGTCTTCCGAAGTCGGTCCCGTCTCAGTCCGCGCGCTCCATAAGGCGGTCGCGCCGATTCTCCAAGCCGCGCAACTCTGTCATGAGCGGGGCATCCGTTTTCTTGTGGCGTTTGTGCCGGAGAAATTCCGCGTCTACCATGACCTGCACAACGTCTCCCTGGCGACCGCTACACTTCGCCAGTGGCATGTCAGCGATCTCCCTGTTCAACTGCAGGAGTTGCTGGAAGAATCGCATCCACACCTGGAGTATGTGGATCTGACATCCGCACTGAAAGCCGCCGCGCGCGACGGCGTGCCGACCTATCTTTCCGACGATACTCATTGGACAGAGGCAGGCCATCGCGTGGCGGCTGAGAGTATTCACCGCGCATTACAAAAGCCGCCTCAAATCATGCCTTCGCGCACCTAAGCCAGCACGTCGTTGCCCTCACCAGGCCCCACGGCCATGCGCAAATGTGTTATAAGGAGATATCGTCTCTCGGAGCGCCTGGCGGCCTCCGGAGAGATGACGCGAGCACGATCACACCTCTTGCTGCCCTTAGCGCCTCAGGCTAACCCGGCCTAGGTGCCTTGCCGCCCCCATAGGATAGATGTTCCCACGGCTTCCGTGCAGCAAGACGGCACGGATTGCGACAGGCAGCGCACCGACGCCATCGGCGATCGGTCCGCCCTATAACCACGACAGACACTGAGACCGGTGTCGAGGAGAAGGACTATGCCGAAGGCACGCACTGCAAAAAATTGTTACTGCTGCGAAGCGGAGGATCGAATCAAGATGACATACATGGTCTGCGCGTTGTGCCACCGCCCATTCTGCAGCGCCCATGGAGTGCCTGACCTGGAACAATGCACGAAGTGTCTGGAGGCGAGCGAAGAAACGGAATAGCCGCTATGTTCTCGATGCCCACCATCACCGGCGGCTGCGCCTGTGGTGGAAACATTTACCGCTTTTTGTCAAAGCCGGAGTCCCGCCACTTCTCCAGCAGGGCGATCCGTCGTTCCAGTTGGGGGATGGTCGCCTGATCGACGCGGCCGCCGGTTCGCTTGATCAGTTCCGCATTGAGCTGCCGGTGGTCCATCCCGCACTTTCGTGCCACGGCTCCGACAAGAAGACGATGCTTGTCCCGCAGGCTGTTCTTCTGGTCATGCAATGCCACCGCCGGCTCCGGCTGCCCCTTGCCGTCACTGGAGGGCTCCGCCTCATCCGCGCCAATCAGGGTGTCAAGCCGCGCCACACCATTGAGCGGGATATATTCCTTTAACGACGTCGCCGCAGTCCCGAACAACGTCCGCTGGACCGCCGGCATAATGTCTTCGAGCACGTGATCGCGCTCAACTTTGATCCGCTTGGCATAGTGGACTAGCGTAGCGTCCTTGGGCAGATAGAGCCAGGCCCGTTGCGGCTTCGGCACTTTCTCCTGCATCCGCACAAAGCGCCCGACAACCTGGCGAAAATACATTTCCGTCAACACGTTGGTGGCATAGACCCCGACCCGGAGCCGCGGGATATCGACGCCTTCACTCACCATGTTCACCGCCACCAGCCATTGCTGCGTTTTGTGGTGGGCAAAGGTTTCGATGGTTTTCGAGGCAGAGGGATCGTCCGAGACGGCGACCAGCGCGCGCGTGCCCGTGAGTCGATGAACTAGATCAGCCACTTGCCGCGCATGATCCTGGTTCATCGTCACGATGAGGCCCCCTGCATCCGCTTGCTCCTGCTTTCGCAGACGCTGCAACTCGGCATGGGCATCACTCAACACCGGCCCCAGCCAGGTTTCCTGGAGCAACGCGGTTTTGAGCCGCTCGCGCTGCCGCTCGAAGGTCAGCCCGTCTTCAAACGTGGCCCGGTGCTCCCGACCGTCGGATAACCAGGTCAGCTCTCCCTCATAACTGGGAAACAGAATCGGCCGGCAGACCCCGTCCCGAATCGAGTGCGAATAGCCATACGTAAAATCCGCCTGGCTTTCGCCTTGCTCATACCGCACAAACGGAATGGGATTATTGTCGGAGCGAAAAGGCGTGCCCGACAGGGCGAGGCGAAACACGGCCTCGGCGAATGACTCACGCAGTGCCTTGCCCCAATCCTTGCCGTCTCCGGCATGGTGCAACTCGTCGAGAATCACCAAGGTCTTCCGGTTTCGGCAGGCGCGCCGGAACACATCCGGCGCCAGGCAGACCTGCTGATAGGTCACCACCGCGCCGTGATAATCACGCGCCTCGCAGGCCTGTTCATTGGACAAGGCCGGATCGAGCTGAATACCGACCTGGCCGGCGGCCGAGGCCCACTGTGTTCGGAGATGATTCGTCGGGCAGACGACCAACACGCGCCCGGCAAGGCGAGCGGCCAAATACTGATGGGCAATACGAAGCGCAAAGCGCGTTTTCCCCGCCGCCGGCGTCGCCGTGACGAGATAGTCCTCGCGCGGCTGGGCCAACACATCGGCCACCGCCCGGGCCTGCCAGTCGCGAAGCACGGCTTTCCAGGGGGCCAGCGTCACCGCCATGTCCACCCCCAACCCTGCCCGCTCGGCGCTTGGCCCGACCCGCTGCGCGGCTCCCGTTCTGCCTCGCCCATCTCTCCGGTCTCTGCGCACATCATAGAATTCCCAGCCGCAAAGATCCGCGGCGGGCCGCTTCCGCCAAGACGATCAGTGTGTCACGACGATGTAGATGAGGTGTGGCCTCTACCAGGCCGGCAGAGCCTCAGGTTGAGGAGGCAGCGCCGGCAGGGGCCTAGGAGAAACACATCCTAGCTGTGCGGAATGGTAGCCGAAACGCCGTCGGGCAACAAGGGCCGGACGGATCAGGACGAGCCAAGGCCCGCCCCCGTTCAGTCTCTGAACAATCTGACCGGCACCTTCTGTCCTTTGATCCGCGTGCGCCCCAAGGCCTCGATGATCTGGCGAGCGGCTTCCTCCGGCACATCCACCAGGGAAAACCGCTCCTCAACTTCGATGGCCCCGATCAGACGCGACGGCACCCCCGCTTCATTCGCGATGGCCCCGACCAGATCGCCGGGTCTGATTCCCGCCGCTCGCCCTGCGCCGACATAGACTCGCACGATTCCAGCAGCCCGACCACCGCGACTCGGACCACCCCGTGGCGCGCGGCCGCGATCCCCCGACGGAGCCGAGCCGTAAGACGGCCGTGCCGTCCGGGAGGGGTCAGGCGCTCGGACCGGCACCGCCGGGATTTCTTCATCCGCTTGATTCCCGCCGTGCGCGCCATACACCAACTTGATCGCCGCGGCCGCGACATCCGCCGGATCGGCCGAAGCAGACAGTGCCTCCACAACTCGGCGAAAATCTTCAAGCCCGCCCTCATCCAAGGTGCTTTGAATGGACGCCTTGGTACGCTCCAATCGCTTCGCCAGCAGATCCCCGAGCGACGGCACCGGCGCAAGCGTGATTCTGGCCTTGGTATGCTGCTCCACCGCGCGCAGCAACCGCTGTTCACGAGGCTCAATGATTGTGATCGCCGTCCCTTCGCGACCGGCCCGGCCGGTCCGGCCGATCCGATGCACGTAGACTTCCAGCGAGGAGGGCAAATCGTAGTTGATCACGTGGGACACAGATGGAATATCCAGTCCACGCGCGGCGACATCGGTCGCCACGAGCAGTTCGGTCTGACCGGAACGAAAGGCCTGCATGACGCGATCGCGCTGCACCTGGCTCATGCCGCCGTGAATCGCTTCGGCGCGATACCCCCGGCCGTTCAACGCCGCCGTCACCTCGTCAACTTCTAACCGCGTCCGGCAAAAGACGAGCGTCGACTTGGGCGTCCCAATATCCAGCACACGGGCCAGCGCCGCAACTTTGTGCGGACGATTCACCACATAGGCGGTCTGCTGGACACGCGGCGCCGCCCCGGCCTTCACCGGTTCGCGGGCGATGGTGACTTCGATGGGGTTTTTCAAATGCCGGCGTGCGATGGAGGCAATCCGCGGCGGCATGGTCGCGGAAAACAACGCGGTTTGTTTCGTCGCGGGGGTTTCTTCGAGAATGGCATCGAGGTCGTCGGCAAAGCCCATGTCGAGCATCTCGTCCGCCTCATCCAACACTACCACTTGCAGATCGGCCAGCTTCAAGGTCTTGCGACGGAGATGATCCAACGCTCGGCCCGGCGTTGCCACAATCACTTCTACCCCGCGCCTGAGCGCCTGGAGCTGAGGCCCCATCGCCTGGCCGCCATAGATCGCCAACACCCCGATCCGCAATTCCTTGCCGTACCGCTGTACCGCCTCGCTCACCTGCACGGCGAGTTCCCGCGTGGGCACCAACACCAGCGCCGTGGGACGTTGCCGTGGCCCATGGGCGATGCGCTGCAGCAGCGGCAACGCGAAGGCCGCCGTTTTTCCGGTTCCCGTGGCGGCCTGCCCTAGCAGGTCTCGCCCTTCCAACAACGGAGGAATGGCTTCCCGCTGAATCGGCGTGGGCTCTTCGTAGCCCAGGGCTTCAAGGGTGGTCAACAACGAGGCTTCTAATCCGAGCGCGGCAAACCCGGGGGAAAATCCCTTGGCGGCCGGCTCTGCCGGCGATGGCGTCGTGGTGTGTTTCATGAGGAGGGGCTGCACCTTTCTTGTCATTCTAGCTATTCATGCTGGGAGGCCACATAAATTCCAACTCGGGGAACTTGGCCTTGTAGTCGTCGTGGCTGGCGTGAATGACCTTGATGGCTTCATCGCGGCCGTACATGCTCGTAATCTCCACCTTATTGTGCTGGTTGGAGCCCGGCGCCTGCTTATAGGTCAGGAAATAGTGCTGCAACCGATCGAGGAGGGTCATGGGACATTCCTTAAGATCGGTCAA
This window harbors:
- a CDS encoding DEAD/DEAH box helicase family protein yields the protein MRRDRRDGRGRTGAAQRVGPSAERAGLGVDMAVTLAPWKAVLRDWQARAVADVLAQPREDYLVTATPAAGKTRFALRIAHQYLAARLAGRVLVVCPTNHLRTQWASAAGQVGIQLDPALSNEQACEARDYHGAVVTYQQVCLAPDVFRRACRNRKTLVILDELHHAGDGKDWGKALRESFAEAVFRLALSGTPFRSDNNPIPFVRYEQGESQADFTYGYSHSIRDGVCRPILFPSYEGELTWLSDGREHRATFEDGLTFERQRERLKTALLQETWLGPVLSDAHAELQRLRKQEQADAGGLIVTMNQDHARQVADLVHRLTGTRALVAVSDDPSASKTIETFAHHKTQQWLVAVNMVSEGVDIPRLRVGVYATNVLTEMYFRQVVGRFVRMQEKVPKPQRAWLYLPKDATLVHYAKRIKVERDHVLEDIMPAVQRTLFGTAATSLKEYIPLNGVARLDTLIGADEAEPSSDGKGQPEPAVALHDQKNSLRDKHRLLVGAVARKCGMDHRQLNAELIKRTGGRVDQATIPQLERRIALLEKWRDSGFDKKR
- a CDS encoding DEAD/DEAH box helicase; this translates as MKHTTTPSPAEPAAKGFSPGFAALGLEASLLTTLEALGYEEPTPIQREAIPPLLEGRDLLGQAATGTGKTAAFALPLLQRIAHGPRQRPTALVLVPTRELAVQVSEAVQRYGKELRIGVLAIYGGQAMGPQLQALRRGVEVIVATPGRALDHLRRKTLKLADLQVVVLDEADEMLDMGFADDLDAILEETPATKQTALFSATMPPRIASIARRHLKNPIEVTIAREPVKAGAAPRVQQTAYVVNRPHKVAALARVLDIGTPKSTLVFCRTRLEVDEVTAALNGRGYRAEAIHGGMSQVQRDRVMQAFRSGQTELLVATDVAARGLDIPSVSHVINYDLPSSLEVYVHRIGRTGRAGREGTAITIIEPREQRLLRAVEQHTKARITLAPVPSLGDLLAKRLERTKASIQSTLDEGGLEDFRRVVEALSASADPADVAAAAIKLVYGAHGGNQADEEIPAVPVRAPDPSRTARPSYGSAPSGDRGRAPRGGPSRGGRAAGIVRVYVGAGRAAGIRPGDLVGAIANEAGVPSRLIGAIEVEERFSLVDVPEEAARQIIEALGRTRIKGQKVPVRLFRD